The Bacilli bacterium region TTAGAAATCATTACTTGCCCGGAAGTCGGTTTTTGGAGTAAACCGATAATACTTAGCAAAGTAGTCTTACCACTACCGCTTTCTCCGGATAGAAAGATGAGCCTTTTATCGGGAATCGATATCGATACATTTGAAAGAGCATTAAAAACAAGATTGCCATTTTGAAATGATTTGGTCAAATGAGAAATTTCAATCATTATTGTGCGCCCAAATATGTTTTTACCAATGTGCTGTAGGTTATAAAGTTTTCAGCTAAAATTGAAATTGACTCATCCGATCCAGTTACATTCGAATAAGAGTATCTTTGTTCAGCTGCTATATGATTATTGCCATTATTATAGAAAGCGACAGTATTGGAATTAATTGATTTATAATTGGGCAGTATATTTTCAAATTGACTCCCAGCAATAACCGATAAATCAGTATCAAAATAGGAAAAGAATATGTAGCCAAAAACATTGGTTTTTAACACTTTATCATATACATCATTTAATAAATCGACAGTAATGTATTCCTTTTGCGTTTTTACATCAAAATATACACCGACACACGCATAATCATTATTGATGTCATCAGCCGAATTAAATGCATCATAGTTCTTTAGTTTTGATAATTCCTTACTTCTATCTTTAAAAGTGTAAAAAAAGGAATTCGTGCCATTTATGAAACTTATTGATTCAGAGAGTCGAGATGGACTACAAGAGGTGACAAACAAAGATAGTATGATAGAAAGGACACATATTTTAATTTTTCGCATAGATTTAATCTCCTAAAAAAGTTTAAGCAAAAATGTAAAACTAATACTATCGCCACGTAATCAAAAACTATAGTTCTATTTCATAGGAGTGAGTTTTCAAACCGAAATACTCATTGCCAAAATATTTGACTTCGTGATTAATAGAAATGCTCGGCATTGGTAAAGAAGCAGGTCCAATAAATGTAAAAAATCCATAGTAATCAGATGAGTAACGAGAATAATTGTTTTTACCTGAAACGGAATAATCGGTCTCATAGTATCCCAGAGCCACATTTGTTTTGCTTGATAGTTCAAGCTGACTTATCGTAAAATCGACAGAAGCCGAAATTGTAAAGCCTTGAGTCCCATAACCAACACCAATAGTACCTGAAGTCGATGATGCTGTATTCTTTGGTGCCCATGTGCCGATTGAATATCCATTTGAAACTTGAACATTGGTATTAACACCTCTAACATACCAATCATCACTACGGCTGCCTATACCCAAAAACCCCCAATTTCGTGAATGACTAATTGGTGACATAACGACTCTATATGCAATGGCGTATACTCCAAAATAATTAATATTTTTCAATAAAACTTGTTGCATATCAGTTGATACTGGCTTTTACCGCCATCAAGTTTTAGTTAGGAAGATTTAACAAATGATTGCGATCGGTATGGCTACCAGTCTGATGAAATTGAAAAACCATATGCATCGCATTCAGCAGCAAAAAGTGAACCACCGAGATTCCGTACATTTTCAAGTTCATTAGCATAATTTGGTGAAACAAAGCCTTGATCTTTCACCATATCTTGCCGAAATGCATAACTAGAGTTCGTAACAACGAGTGTAGCAAGAATAAAAACAAAAAAAGTTTTTCATATAGCCCCCTTTTTTTATATGCTAACTATTCGCACATAAAATGTCAATAATTCTAAGACGCCGAACACATATTATTTAAGCCATAACTTTTTGTATTGTACTCGAATCTGTAGAGAAATTTTAAACAGCCAAAAGATTTATAGTTAGTTTAAACTTTTTTTATAAGTTTATTATAAATTTATCGTTTTAGAATTAAAAATGTATACTTTTTCCTTTTTCGTATAATAAGACAATCAAAACACTGGAATTGGTGCCTTTGTATAATACTTATAATTCGGGTTTTCGTCATAGGCATGATTTGTCCCACAATAGATTTCGATTATATCAACGAACCATAGATTATAAATCTCATTCTGATATCCATCAGAATTAGTAATGTCACCATAAATAGTGAGACAGCAGTGTATACTAAACCCCTAGAAGTTCGCAAAAAAATGTGTTGTCTAAAAGGAATAACCTATATGGGACGAAAACGATAGGTAATACGAATATTAATTTTGTGACTGGTTTGACGTTTTGATCGGTTCGATTCTTACTATTGGTTTAGCCACTAAAAGTATGGCAAATATGAGACCGTAAATGTTTCCAAAAATGACTATACCCGCCATTATTCCAGGAAGAAAACTAGTTGATATAGTAAATAAGTCTGTTCCAAGAGATAAAATCCCAAACGAAAACCCTATGAATTGCAATACACATACACAAAGACCAATTATTCCCCAAGTGTTTATTCGATATTTCCTGTTCCGACAATATGCTGTGCCTACAATCATATTAAATGGAATCAGTGGCAATAAAATGAGTAATCCCACTATTCCATTTGTACCGATATTATCCGAGCTTTTTATATCAATGACATCGATTAAAAACAATAGTGAAAGCACGCCTAAACAAATCGAAGTTACTATAAAAATGATTCCAACTAAACGCGTTCTTTTCATAAACTATCCCCCTCCAGTTTAGAGACCTCGCTTATTTCGCTATATGTCAATTCAATCCCTAAGTAGATGTAATAATATTTAAGCTTTCCAGAAGATTGTAGAATGACGGCATATTTATTTAATATCCCACCATTTGACAAGACAAATTTAGTCATTTTGTCAAATTAAGTTGTTATAGGCATTACCTCGTCATTGCTGGTGCTTGTCATAGAATTTATAATGGAAATGGTCTTTAAATCATTGACAGGAATATTTGTAATATATTCATTTGATATCGCAATTGTTTGGGAAGTATTGCCAAACTTAACGGTGAAACTATTTGAGGATGTATATTTATTGATTCATCATTAATACTTTCGATTATTTTAAAAGAGCTTCTATTCATTACATCTCAAGTTGACCCATCATACAAAACAATGTTATCTGCAAAGACACGATGATATACATGAGGATTCTTTAGAGCAGGAACGAAAATTAATGGAAGCCTAGTTCATTTTACAAATGGTGTCCCCGAGGCGACTCGAACGCCTGACCCACAGCTTAGAAGGCTGTTGCTCTATCCAGCTGAGCTACGGGGACAACGCCATATAATAATAATGTTAAATTAGACTTTTTACAACCTATAAATCAGTTCTTATCATGAATTTTTTTAAAAAGCGCGCTTGCCACTTTCTCTGGTAAAAGCTGAGTTAACTCCGTAATTGAAGCATTCCGTAAATCATCCAAACTTGGATAGTTTTTCCTTAGGGTCTCTTGGCGATGCTTTCCTAGACCATCAATTCCATCAAAAATGGAGACAAATAGCGATTTGCTTCGTGTAGAGCGATGAAAAGTGATTGCGTAACGATGAACTTCATCTTGCATTCTCATCAATAAGAAAAAGAGCGGGGAGCGAATATCAATTGGATGAACTTCGCCATTTTGATCCATTAAACCTCTGGTCTGATGATGCTCATTCTTATATAAACCAGCGATGTTTATATTTGCCTCAATGCGCATCAAAGCTTTTTTGGCGGCGTTAATTTGAATAATTCCTCCATCGACAATAATTAAATCTGGAAGCGGAAGTTTTTCATCAACTAGGCGCCGATAACGCCTAAAAACCACTTCTTCCATACTAGCTGCATCATCGCCTCCATGCTGTTCTTCCAAATGAAATTTACGGTACATCTTCTTCACTGGCTCACCATTTATGTAACAAACCATTGCGCCGACTGGAGAACTGCCTTGCAAATGGGCATTATCAAAAAGTTCAATTCGGTAAGGTGTTTTAATAGACAGCAATTGGCCCAGTTGTTCAAGTAGAAAACGATTGTCATCATTTAAACGTGCAGTTAAAAAATGCTCATCCAAACCATGGCTAGCATTTAATTGAACCATTTCAATTATCTGCATTTTCTCTCCCCTTTGGGGTACGAGAATATTTACTTCCATTAAATCACGAAGAGAGTTAGCAACCTCACGATCACGAAGCACTATCTCTTTTGGCAAGTCATGGTGATCATAGTATTGGGCTATAAGATCCACCATTTGCTCTAAAGGATCATCAAACTGCTCTAGCGCATAAAACTCTTTTCCTAAGAGTAGCCCGCGCCGAAAAACCATAACCGCCATACCTAAGTAACCATCGCGACTAGCAAAAGCAAACGCATCGCGAGCCACCTTATCCTTACTTTCCACAATCTGCTTGGCGGTAACGTGTTCAATAGCATCCAGCATCTCTTTATAGTCTTTTGCCATTTCGTAATTTAAATTAGCACTTGCATCCAGCATCTTTTTAGTTATCTCTTTTTTTATATCATCGTCATATCCCTTTAAAAATCGCTCAATTTTATTTACTAATTTTAGGTAATCTTCATCGCTGATTTTATTAATGCAGGGGGCAAGACATTGTCCTAAGTGATAGTATAAGCAGGGAACTGAAGGCATCACTTTGCATTTTCTTAG contains the following coding sequences:
- the uvrC gene encoding excinuclease ABC subunit UvrC, whose amino-acid sequence is MNLRLKKEISLLPDSPGVYLMKDIDEKIIYVGKAKNLKKRVSQYFLRPQNGKVAAMVFHVDHFDTIMTPSEKEALILEMNLIKKHYPRYNILLKDNSHYPYIALRKNTDPILKIARNTKDKNFIYFGPYPNASSAYQVIDLLNKIFPLRKCKVMPSVPCLYYHLGQCLAPCINKISDEDYLKLVNKIERFLKGYDDDIKKEITKKMLDASANLNYEMAKDYKEMLDAIEHVTAKQIVESKDKVARDAFAFASRDGYLGMAVMVFRRGLLLGKEFYALEQFDDPLEQMVDLIAQYYDHHDLPKEIVLRDREVANSLRDLMEVNILVPQRGEKMQIIEMVQLNASHGLDEHFLTARLNDDNRFLLEQLGQLLSIKTPYRIELFDNAHLQGSSPVGAMVCYINGEPVKKMYRKFHLEEQHGGDDAASMEEVVFRRYRRLVDEKLPLPDLIIVDGGIIQINAAKKALMRIEANINIAGLYKNEHHQTRGLMDQNGEVHPIDIRSPLFFLLMRMQDEVHRYAITFHRSTRSKSLFVSIFDGIDGLGKHRQETLRKNYPSLDDLRNASITELTQLLPEKVASALFKKIHDKN